A single Acidobacteriota bacterium DNA region contains:
- a CDS encoding MRP family ATP-binding protein: MSERVSPQQVLEALKSVEDAAQRKDIVSLGYVKDVEVTSDRTLIVIEMKTAGAPKANSQLAAAIRKAVEAIGAPKVEVEIATPSAAPPKTKSNLIPGVKTTVAVASGKGGVGKSTVAANLAVALYRQGAKVGLMDTDVYGPSVPSLMGGKQEPRVVGGKLEPPVEWGIKIISMGYFLPQDEAVIWRGPMLHKTIQQFLGDVNWGELDYLVMDLPPGTGDIQLSLSQTIPLTGAVIVSTPQDLALDVAWKAIAMFKKLNIPILGIVENMSYYVCPHCGVREDIFGHGGAKEAADRLAIPFLGEIPLDPKIRIQSDAGRPIALDLNSPLAEAYLSVAKALSAQVSRAGEEVPQIITE, from the coding sequence ATGAGTGAGAGAGTAAGTCCGCAGCAGGTGCTGGAGGCACTGAAGAGCGTCGAGGACGCCGCGCAACGCAAGGACATTGTCTCGCTGGGATATGTTAAGGACGTCGAGGTGACGTCTGACCGCACGTTGATTGTGATTGAGATGAAGACCGCTGGCGCGCCGAAGGCCAATTCACAGCTCGCTGCCGCCATCCGCAAAGCGGTCGAGGCTATTGGCGCGCCGAAGGTGGAAGTGGAAATCGCCACCCCGTCGGCAGCTCCGCCGAAAACAAAATCGAACCTGATTCCAGGGGTAAAGACCACCGTCGCCGTAGCCAGCGGCAAAGGTGGAGTGGGAAAGTCGACGGTAGCGGCCAATCTTGCCGTGGCGCTCTATCGCCAGGGGGCGAAAGTCGGCCTGATGGATACTGACGTTTACGGCCCCAGCGTTCCCTCATTGATGGGCGGCAAGCAGGAACCGCGCGTGGTGGGAGGGAAGCTCGAGCCGCCGGTCGAGTGGGGCATCAAGATCATTTCCATGGGCTACTTCCTGCCGCAGGATGAAGCCGTCATCTGGCGCGGACCTATGCTCCACAAGACCATCCAGCAATTTCTTGGGGACGTCAACTGGGGCGAACTCGATTACCTGGTGATGGACCTGCCCCCGGGCACTGGCGACATTCAGTTAAGCCTCTCGCAGACCATCCCGCTGACCGGCGCCGTCATCGTTTCAACTCCACAGGACCTGGCTCTCGACGTGGCCTGGAAGGCGATTGCCATGTTCAAAAAATTGAACATCCCCATTCTGGGAATCGTCGAGAACATGAGTTATTATGTGTGCCCGCACTGCGGCGTTCGTGAAGATATTTTCGGTCACGGGGGAGCGAAAGAGGCGGCGGACAGGCTGGCGATACCGTTCCTGGGCGAAATTCCGCTCGACCCAAAGATTCGAATCCAGAGCGACGCGGGCCGCCCCATCGCGCTCGATCTGAATTCACCGCTGGCCGAGGCGTACCTGTCCGTGGCAAAGGCCCTGTCAGCGCAGGTGAGCCGCGCCGGCGAAGAGGTCCCACAAATTATTACGGAGTGA
- a CDS encoding pyridoxal-phosphate dependent enzyme, producing MRYNNILETIGRTPLIQLHRLSRGFKAQVYAKCDYLNPGGSVKDRIGISMIEDAEKRGLLKPGGTIIEGTSGNTGMGLALAAVIKGYKVIFTITDKQSKEKVDLLKAMGAEVIVCPTAVAPNDPRSYISVAKKLAREIPNSFYANQYDNPANPAAHSATTGPEIWEDSEGRITHLVAGMGTGGTITGIGRYLKKQKPDVKIIGVDPIGSILHDFFHKGTVCKAETYKVEGIGEDFLPKALDFSVIDDVVQVSDKDSFLWARKLVRMEAIFAGGSAGTAIAGAMKVLPSLTENDFVVVIIPDTGMRYLSKIYNDEWMRDNRYFESGLPLTAADVVQAKAAMGQPRELVKLAPSDSLDEALDRMQAHDFSQLPVFEDETPVGALYEDDILDLTLQGKDFKKLLVREAMREAFPVLPPSAVIDQVTACITRDCPAVFIDLGEHRYEILTKYDLLHAIARLVRKPQ from the coding sequence ATGCGATATAACAATATTCTTGAAACTATTGGCCGCACGCCCCTCATCCAGCTCCATCGCCTTTCACGCGGCTTTAAGGCCCAGGTCTACGCCAAGTGCGACTATTTGAACCCCGGCGGCAGCGTTAAGGACCGGATCGGCATCTCCATGATTGAAGATGCCGAAAAGCGCGGCCTGCTGAAACCCGGCGGGACCATCATCGAAGGAACTTCCGGCAACACCGGCATGGGTCTGGCACTCGCCGCCGTCATCAAAGGTTACAAGGTTATCTTCACCATCACGGACAAGCAATCGAAGGAGAAGGTGGATCTGCTGAAGGCCATGGGCGCAGAGGTGATTGTGTGCCCGACCGCAGTCGCACCAAACGACCCCCGCAGCTATATCTCCGTGGCCAAGAAGCTTGCCAGAGAAATCCCGAACTCCTTCTATGCCAATCAGTATGACAATCCCGCCAACCCGGCGGCCCACTCTGCCACAACGGGGCCGGAAATCTGGGAAGACAGCGAAGGTCGGATCACCCACCTCGTCGCAGGCATGGGGACCGGCGGAACAATCACAGGCATCGGGCGCTATCTGAAAAAGCAGAAGCCGGATGTGAAGATCATCGGCGTTGATCCCATAGGTTCGATCCTGCACGATTTTTTCCATAAAGGCACGGTGTGCAAGGCAGAGACATACAAGGTGGAAGGGATCGGCGAAGACTTTCTGCCCAAGGCGCTCGACTTCAGCGTGATTGATGATGTCGTCCAGGTGAGCGACAAGGACTCCTTCCTCTGGGCCCGCAAGCTGGTCCGCATGGAGGCAATCTTTGCCGGCGGCTCGGCCGGTACCGCCATTGCGGGGGCCATGAAGGTCCTGCCTTCTCTCACCGAGAACGATTTCGTTGTAGTCATCATCCCCGACACGGGCATGCGCTATTTGAGCAAGATCTACAACGACGAGTGGATGAGAGACAACCGCTACTTTGAATCCGGACTCCCTCTGACTGCTGCGGACGTTGTGCAGGCCAAGGCGGCCATGGGCCAGCCACGGGAACTGGTGAAACTGGCGCCTTCCGATTCGCTCGACGAGGCGCTCGACCGGATGCAGGCCCACGATTTTTCGCAGCTTCCGGTCTTTGAGGATGAAACACCCGTCGGCGCCCTCTATGAAGACGACATCCTGGACCTCACGCTCCAAGGCAAGGATTTCAAAAAGCTTCTGGTGCGTGAGGCCATGCGCGAGGCCTTTCCGGTGTTGCCGCCTTCGGCCGTGATTGACCAGGTCACCGCCTGCATCACTCGCGACTGCCCGGCCGTCTTCATCGACCTTGGCGAGCATCGATATGAAATTCTCACCAAGTACGACCTTCTCCACGCCATCGCGCGACTGGTCCGGAAGCCACAATGA
- a CDS encoding isoprenylcysteine carboxylmethyltransferase family protein, with protein MHISASPFLLILLKRADRHSTFWRPCLAIKYAGGWHNSTPRQVLQDRHTAPADASGIQLQETGRPELNMGHLLCEVIGTGIYARVRHHRYASIVLGFFAFGLLSGTPGIFLLAFISFLLYLIVTPLEERELREQYGSEYEGCARTVPRFIPRFRLWSQNSSF; from the coding sequence ATGCATATAAGCGCATCGCCGTTCCTCCTGATATTGCTGAAGCGGGCAGACAGGCATTCTACCTTCTGGCGTCCATGTTTGGCGATAAAATATGCCGGCGGCTGGCACAATAGTACGCCGCGCCAGGTATTGCAAGATCGTCACACGGCCCCGGCGGATGCATCCGGAATTCAGCTTCAAGAAACCGGCCGGCCGGAGTTGAATATGGGCCACCTTTTGTGCGAAGTCATTGGTACCGGCATTTACGCACGGGTGCGGCATCACCGGTATGCCAGCATCGTGCTGGGCTTTTTCGCCTTCGGTCTGCTTAGCGGAACCCCGGGCATTTTTCTGCTGGCATTCATCTCTTTCCTGTTGTATTTAATAGTCACTCCGCTGGAAGAGCGGGAGCTCCGGGAACAGTACGGTTCCGAATACGAAGGTTGCGCGCGCACGGTCCCTCGGTTTATCCCCCGATTCCGGTTGTGGTCACAGAATTCATCGTTCTAG
- a CDS encoding cupin domain-containing protein produces MRLYAWDSVRKEQMNANVWRKVVNGEKMTVAQISISKGGVVPVHHHENEQMSYVTEGALKFDIDGQEVVVRKGEILHIPSNVPHGVVALEDTFNLEIFVPAREDWKTGQDDYLRRT; encoded by the coding sequence ATGCGCTTATATGCATGGGATTCGGTGCGAAAAGAGCAGATGAATGCCAACGTTTGGCGCAAGGTAGTCAATGGCGAGAAGATGACGGTAGCACAGATCTCTATCTCCAAAGGCGGTGTTGTGCCCGTCCATCACCATGAAAACGAGCAGATGAGTTATGTCACGGAAGGCGCGCTGAAGTTTGATATCGACGGGCAGGAGGTGGTCGTCCGCAAGGGCGAAATTCTGCACATTCCATCGAATGTTCCCCACGGCGTCGTGGCGCTTGAAGACACGTTTAATCTCGAGATCTTTGTTCCCGCCCGTGAGGATTGGAAAACAGGTCAGGACGATTATCTGCGCAGGACTTAG
- a CDS encoding SDR family oxidoreductase, with product MDLGLKDRVAVVAASSQGLGKAVALGLAREGAKLAICSRVESKINQTAEEIRRETGADVLSRAVDVTVYEQVQRFIAETQQRFGRVDICVTNSGGPPARPFCDTTVEDWQAAVNLNLMSTLYFVREVLPLMQKRKWGRLITVTSSAVKQPIDNLVLSNSIRSAVSGLVKSLSNEYAKDNILVTNVCPGYTLTARLDELSRRLAKAEGVAPDEIQQRWARQVPLGRLGSPEELANMVVFLASDRASYVTGVSIAIDGGFIKGIY from the coding sequence GTGGATCTGGGACTGAAAGATCGCGTTGCCGTTGTGGCGGCGTCAAGCCAGGGACTGGGAAAGGCCGTAGCTCTCGGCCTGGCGCGCGAAGGCGCAAAGCTGGCCATCTGCTCACGGGTGGAGTCGAAGATCAATCAGACTGCGGAAGAAATTCGCCGGGAAACGGGCGCTGACGTTCTGTCACGCGCTGTGGACGTCACCGTGTACGAACAGGTGCAACGCTTTATAGCGGAAACGCAGCAACGTTTTGGGCGTGTGGATATCTGTGTGACGAACTCAGGCGGGCCTCCTGCAAGACCATTCTGTGACACCACGGTGGAGGACTGGCAGGCGGCCGTGAATCTGAACTTGATGAGCACTCTCTACTTTGTCCGCGAGGTGCTGCCGCTGATGCAGAAGCGCAAATGGGGCCGCCTGATCACCGTTACTTCCTCGGCCGTGAAGCAACCGATTGACAACCTGGTGCTTTCGAATTCCATCCGTTCGGCCGTCAGCGGTTTGGTGAAGAGCCTTTCAAACGAGTATGCGAAGGACAACATCCTGGTCACAAATGTCTGCCCGGGCTACACGCTTACTGCACGCCTCGATGAACTGTCCCGCCGGCTGGCGAAGGCGGAAGGTGTCGCTCCGGACGAAATCCAGCAGCGCTGGGCGCGGCAAGTTCCGCTGGGACGGCTGGGAAGCCCGGAGGAGCTTGCCAACATGGTCGTGTTTCTTGCCTCGGACCGCGCCAGCTACGTCACAGGCGTTTCGATTGCCATCGATGGCGGCTTTATCAAAGGTATTTATTAA